Proteins encoded in a region of the Mercenaria mercenaria strain notata chromosome 1, MADL_Memer_1, whole genome shotgun sequence genome:
- the LOC128558146 gene encoding uncharacterized protein LOC128558146 — protein MEKKTTQTRNHLMKGDLQLYSHNNGKNNRPDDEQTHTADSLAKTSDEETTNSPKRKYKLWTKEDTKTIKNYFSKYILSTENLSSNKGNLPGQQFTYFTGHKQLMILLQLISDLYQYSSWFFKM, from the exons atggaaaagaaaacaacacaaaccaGGAATCATTTGAT GAAAGGAGATCTGCAGTTGTATTCTCATAACAATGGAAAAAATAACCGGCCAGATGATGAACAAACTCATACAGCAGATAGCCTGGCCAAGACATCAGATGAAGAGACTACAA ATTCGCCGAAACGAAAATATAAACTTTGGACGAAAGAGGACACAAAAACTATCAAGAACTACTTTTCCAAATATATCTTATCGACAGAAAATTTAAGTTCAAACAAGGGAAACTTGCCAGGTCAGCAGTTTACTTACTTTACTGGACATAAGCAACTAATGATACTCCTTCAATTAATTTCTGACCTTTACCAGTATAGTTCCTGGTTCTTTAAAATGTAG